In one Vagococcus entomophilus genomic region, the following are encoded:
- a CDS encoding response regulator transcription factor: MDRILLVEDNESINYLVKSSLEAVGYTCIPAADGEVAADLVEQEAFDLAIVDIMLPKIDGYELIRYFQEFQLPVIFLTAKDSLQDKVKGLQLGADDYIAKPFEIVELLARVEAVLRRLKGTRKHLIFGEIELSASAHTVFVKGERIRLSPKEFNLLEILMINKNIALSREYLYQKIWGKEELDDSRTVDLHVQRLRKKAHLEKYIVTISKYGYRMEWDG; encoded by the coding sequence ATGGACCGGATTTTATTAGTGGAGGATAATGAATCAATTAATTATTTGGTAAAATCAAGTTTGGAAGCAGTAGGATATACGTGTATTCCTGCTGCTGATGGTGAAGTTGCTGCTGATTTAGTCGAGCAGGAAGCATTTGATCTAGCGATTGTAGATATTATGTTACCGAAAATAGATGGGTATGAATTAATTCGCTACTTTCAGGAGTTTCAGTTGCCAGTCATCTTCTTAACTGCAAAAGACAGTTTACAAGATAAAGTGAAAGGGCTTCAACTAGGAGCAGATGATTATATTGCGAAACCTTTTGAAATTGTAGAGTTACTTGCAAGAGTGGAGGCAGTCCTTAGAAGATTAAAGGGGACGAGAAAACATCTGATTTTTGGAGAGATTGAGCTAAGTGCGAGCGCGCATACCGTTTTTGTTAAAGGGGAGAGAATTAGGTTGTCTCCCAAAGAATTTAATCTCTTAGAAATATTAATGATTAACAAAAATATAGCCTTGTCTAGGGAGTATCTGTATCAAAAAATTTGGGGAAAAGAAGAGTTGGATGATTCTAGAACGGTAGATTTACACGTTCAAAGGCTTCGAAAAAAAGCACATTTGGAAAAATATATTGTGACAATTTCGAAGTACGGGTACCGAATGGAGTGGGACGGGTGA
- a CDS encoding HAMP domain-containing sensor histidine kinase, which yields MRLSFKIFLSTFTIILLIFSISCSIALVYVFNQNYQSEKKKAQDENKALISLINNQFQSNTLFSSFNFDGNIKEVAKVINQSSGYLFKIVDENGQLLYASTEVRNIPNQKALYDKNYDEQKIKLVVQTVHYVVVASRIKFREESLYIENYHPVEETFKSKAVLINGYYRLLLVIICLGAILIGLSSMILTRTISSLSKTSRSIISGKFHERVEVKTNDEIGQLAKDFNEMTDKLEQKIDDVKQAKERQEEFMASFAHEVRTPLTSVIGYAQMLQINKMNKAESEKALFYILSEGRRINRLSNKLLELILLEKNKLVLEELSTAVIQEDIENFLKGMFQQKASYQIALEAGKIYADHDLLKILLTNVLSNSLKFLPVETGNITINGKVLEKGYEIEIIDNGCGIPAVELEKIREPFYRVEKSREGKNVGLGLSIVQKITEIHQAKWQIISQEGQGTTVVIRFFEGKKI from the coding sequence GTGAGGTTATCATTTAAGATTTTTTTGTCGACCTTTACAATTATTCTGCTAATTTTTTCAATTAGCTGTTCAATTGCACTAGTCTATGTCTTCAATCAAAATTATCAAAGTGAAAAGAAAAAAGCACAAGATGAAAATAAGGCATTGATTTCACTCATCAATAACCAGTTTCAAAGTAATACGCTCTTTAGTTCCTTTAATTTTGATGGAAATATAAAAGAAGTAGCAAAAGTAATCAATCAATCTTCAGGTTATCTTTTTAAGATTGTAGATGAAAATGGACAATTACTATATGCTTCAACAGAAGTGAGGAATATCCCTAACCAAAAAGCCTTGTATGACAAAAATTATGATGAGCAAAAAATAAAATTAGTTGTTCAAACCGTGCATTATGTAGTAGTTGCTTCACGGATTAAGTTTCGAGAGGAATCGCTTTACATTGAAAACTATCATCCGGTTGAAGAAACTTTCAAAAGTAAAGCAGTGCTGATAAACGGATATTACAGATTACTTTTGGTCATTATTTGCCTAGGGGCAATCTTGATTGGTTTAAGCTCCATGATACTTACAAGAACAATCAGTAGTCTTTCAAAAACTTCACGAAGTATTATTAGTGGGAAATTTCATGAGCGGGTCGAGGTAAAAACAAATGATGAAATTGGGCAACTCGCCAAAGATTTTAACGAAATGACGGATAAGCTCGAACAAAAAATCGATGATGTGAAGCAAGCAAAAGAAAGACAAGAAGAATTTATGGCCAGCTTTGCCCATGAGGTAAGAACACCGCTTACGTCTGTCATTGGATATGCGCAAATGCTTCAAATTAATAAGATGAATAAAGCGGAATCAGAAAAAGCTTTATTTTATATTTTATCAGAAGGAAGACGGATTAATCGCTTGTCCAACAAGCTATTGGAGTTGATATTGCTTGAAAAAAATAAATTGGTATTAGAAGAATTGAGTACAGCTGTGATACAAGAAGATATAGAAAATTTTTTAAAAGGAATGTTTCAACAAAAGGCTTCATATCAAATTGCGTTAGAAGCTGGAAAAATCTATGCAGATCATGATTTGCTCAAGATTTTATTGACCAATGTTCTCTCAAATAGTTTGAAATTCTTACCTGTTGAAACGGGCAACATCACAATCAATGGAAAAGTATTGGAAAAGGGATATGAAATAGAAATAATAGACAATGGCTGTGGCATTCCTGCAGTTGAGTTGGAAAAAATCAGAGAACCATTTTATCGAGTGGAAAAATCTCGGGAAGGGAAGAATGTTGGATTGGGGCTTTCAATTGTCCAAAAAATCACAGAAATTCATCAAGCAAAGTGGCAGATTATCAGTCAAGAAGGGCAGGGAACGACGGTTGTGATTCGATTTTTTGAAGGAAAAAAAATATGA